From a single Streptomyces rubradiris genomic region:
- the ilvD gene encoding dihydroxy-acid dehydratase, which produces MPELRSRTVTHGRNMAGARALMRASGVPGADIGRKPIIAVANSFTEFVPGHTHLQPVGRIVSEAIKEAGGIPREFNTIAVDDGIAMGHGGMLYSLPSRDLIADSVEYMVEAHCADALVCISNCDKITPGMLMAALRLNIPTVFVSGGPMESGRATLVDGTVRTLDLVDAISDAVNDKISDEDILRIEENACPTCGSCSGMFTANSMNCLTEAIGLSLPGNGSVLATHTARRALYENAARTVMDLTRRYYEQDDDTVLPRSIATFQAFENAMALDIAMGGSTNTILHLLAAAQEAGVPFGLDEIDAVSRRVPCLAKVAPNVAKDRTYYMEDVHRAGGIPALLGELHRAGLLNEDVHAVHSPSLADWLKTWDVRGGSPSPEAVELWHAAPGCVRSAEAFSQSERWEALDEDAENGCIRSAEHAYSKDGGLAVLRGNLAVDGCVVKTAGVDESIWTFEGPAVVCESQEEAVQRILTQEVKDGDVVVIRYEGPKGGPGMQEMLYPTSYLKGRGLGKTCALVTDGRFSGGTSGLSIGHASPEAASGGTIALVQDGDRIRIDIPNRTIELLVDDAELARREQALNGVYAPKNRDRKVSAALRAYAAMATSADKGAVRDVSRLG; this is translated from the coding sequence ATGCCCGAGCTGAGGTCCCGCACAGTCACCCACGGTCGCAACATGGCGGGCGCCCGCGCCCTTATGCGCGCCTCCGGTGTACCCGGTGCGGACATCGGCCGGAAGCCGATCATCGCCGTCGCGAACTCCTTCACCGAGTTCGTGCCCGGCCACACCCACCTCCAGCCGGTCGGCCGGATCGTCAGCGAGGCGATCAAGGAGGCCGGCGGCATCCCGCGCGAGTTCAACACGATCGCGGTCGACGACGGCATCGCCATGGGCCACGGCGGCATGCTGTACTCCCTGCCGTCCCGCGACCTGATCGCGGACTCGGTCGAGTACATGGTCGAGGCGCACTGCGCCGACGCCCTGGTCTGCATCTCCAACTGCGACAAGATCACCCCGGGCATGCTGATGGCGGCCCTGCGCCTGAACATCCCGACGGTGTTCGTCTCCGGCGGCCCCATGGAGTCCGGCCGCGCCACCCTGGTCGACGGCACGGTCCGCACGCTCGACCTGGTCGACGCGATCTCCGACGCCGTCAACGACAAGATCTCCGACGAGGACATCCTCCGCATCGAGGAGAACGCCTGCCCGACCTGCGGCAGCTGTTCCGGCATGTTCACCGCCAACTCGATGAACTGCCTGACCGAGGCCATCGGCCTGTCCCTGCCGGGCAACGGCTCGGTCCTCGCCACCCACACCGCCCGCCGCGCCCTGTACGAGAACGCGGCCCGCACGGTCATGGACCTCACCCGCCGCTACTACGAGCAGGACGACGACACCGTCCTGCCCCGCAGCATCGCCACCTTCCAGGCCTTCGAGAACGCCATGGCCCTGGACATCGCGATGGGCGGCTCCACCAACACGATCCTGCACCTGCTGGCCGCCGCCCAGGAGGCGGGCGTCCCGTTCGGCCTGGACGAGATCGACGCCGTCTCCCGCCGCGTGCCCTGCCTGGCGAAGGTCGCCCCGAACGTCGCCAAGGACCGCACGTACTACATGGAGGACGTGCACCGCGCCGGCGGCATCCCGGCCCTGCTGGGCGAGCTGCACCGGGCCGGCCTGCTCAACGAGGACGTGCACGCCGTGCACAGCCCGTCCCTGGCCGACTGGCTGAAGACCTGGGACGTCCGCGGCGGCTCGCCCTCGCCCGAGGCGGTCGAGCTGTGGCACGCGGCGCCCGGCTGCGTCCGCTCCGCCGAGGCCTTCTCCCAGTCCGAGCGCTGGGAGGCCCTCGACGAGGACGCCGAGAACGGCTGCATCCGCTCCGCCGAGCACGCCTACTCCAAGGACGGCGGCCTGGCCGTGCTGCGCGGCAACCTCGCGGTCGACGGCTGCGTGGTGAAGACGGCCGGCGTGGACGAGTCGATCTGGACCTTCGAGGGCCCGGCGGTCGTCTGCGAGTCCCAGGAGGAGGCCGTCCAGCGCATCCTCACCCAGGAGGTCAAGGACGGCGACGTCGTCGTCATCCGCTACGAGGGCCCCAAGGGCGGCCCCGGCATGCAGGAGATGCTGTACCCGACCTCGTACCTGAAGGGCCGCGGCCTGGGCAAGACCTGCGCCCTGGTCACCGACGGCCGCTTCTCCGGCGGCACCTCGGGCCTGTCCATCGGCCACGCCTCCCCCGAGGCGGCCTCCGGCGGCACCATCGCCCTGGTCCAGGACGGTGACCGCATCCGCATCGACATCCCGAACCGCACGATCGAGCTGCTGGTCGACGACGCCGAGCTGGCCCGCCGCGAGCAGGCCCTGAACGGCGTCTACGCCCCGAAGAACCGCGACCGCAAGGTCTCCGCCGCCCTGCGCGCCTACGCCGCGATGGCCACGAGCGCCGACAAGGGCGCGGTGCGCGACGTGTCCCGCCTGGGCTGA
- a CDS encoding TetR/AcrR family transcriptional regulator, producing MTPPGPPATGGTAPRPPATHSSAPRSPEAAGSAPRPPETDDSAPRPPARRRGRPPRTESAGTRDRILAAAREEFSARGYEKTSVRGIAKAAGVDSALVHHYFGTKEQVFEAAVEVAFAPALAAPDAIAEGPADGVGERLARFVLGIWEDPATRAPLLAIVRSAVDNDTAAAVLRRLVAAQLMRRIAARLELPDAELRAELAAAQLVGCAMLRYVIRLEPLASADLEQIIARVAPVVQVHLTAP from the coding sequence ATGACCCCGCCCGGCCCCCCGGCCACGGGCGGCACCGCTCCCCGCCCCCCGGCGACGCACAGCAGTGCCCCGCGTTCTCCGGAGGCGGCCGGCAGTGCCCCGCGTCCTCCGGAAACGGACGACAGCGCCCCCCGTCCCCCCGCCCGCCGCCGGGGCCGCCCCCCGCGGACCGAGTCCGCCGGCACCCGGGACCGCATCCTCGCCGCAGCCCGCGAGGAGTTCTCCGCGCGCGGGTACGAGAAGACGTCCGTGCGTGGCATCGCCAAGGCCGCCGGGGTGGACTCCGCGCTGGTGCACCACTACTTCGGCACCAAGGAGCAGGTCTTCGAGGCGGCGGTCGAGGTCGCCTTCGCCCCCGCGCTGGCCGCGCCCGACGCGATCGCCGAGGGCCCGGCGGACGGCGTCGGCGAGCGGCTGGCCCGGTTCGTGCTCGGCATCTGGGAGGACCCCGCCACCCGGGCCCCGCTGCTGGCGATCGTGCGCTCGGCCGTCGACAACGACACGGCCGCCGCCGTCCTGCGCCGCCTGGTCGCCGCCCAGCTGATGCGCCGCATCGCCGCCCGGCTGGAGCTGCCGGACGCGGAGCTGCGCGCCGAACTGGCCGCCGCCCAGCTGGTGGGCTGTGCCATGCTGCGGTACGTGATCAGGCTGGAGCCGCTGGCGTCGGCGGACCTGGAGCAGATCATCGCCCGCGTCGCACCCGTCGTACAGGTCCATCTGACGGCCCCCTGA
- a CDS encoding sugar phosphate isomerase/epimerase family protein has product MVTSVAEPTDVRIALSTASVYPESTATAFEIAARLGYDGVEVMVWTDPVSQDIEALRRLSDYHGVPILAVHAPCLLITQRVWTTDPWTKLTRARAAAEKLGASTVVVHPPFRWQRQYARGFVEGIWRMADETDVRFAVENMYPWRYRDREMLAYAPDWDVTNNDYRHFTIDLSHTATARTDALDMVDRMGDRLGHVHLADGRGSAKDEHLVPGRGTQPCAELLARLVRTGFDGHVVIEVNTRRAMSGAEREADLAEALAFTRAHLSAAAVRVPRR; this is encoded by the coding sequence ATGGTGACGAGCGTGGCTGAACCAACGGACGTGCGCATCGCGCTCTCGACCGCCTCCGTCTACCCGGAGTCCACGGCGACGGCCTTCGAGATCGCCGCGCGCCTCGGTTACGACGGTGTCGAGGTCATGGTGTGGACCGACCCGGTGAGCCAGGACATCGAGGCGCTGCGCCGCCTGTCGGACTACCACGGCGTCCCCATCCTGGCCGTCCACGCCCCCTGCCTGCTGATCACCCAGCGGGTGTGGACCACCGACCCCTGGACGAAGCTGACGCGGGCCCGGGCGGCGGCGGAGAAGCTCGGTGCCTCCACCGTCGTCGTCCACCCGCCGTTCCGCTGGCAGCGGCAGTACGCCCGGGGCTTCGTCGAGGGCATCTGGCGGATGGCGGACGAGACGGACGTGCGGTTCGCCGTCGAGAACATGTACCCCTGGCGCTACCGCGACCGCGAGATGCTCGCCTACGCCCCTGACTGGGACGTCACCAACAACGACTACCGGCACTTCACGATCGACCTCAGCCACACGGCGACGGCCCGCACCGACGCCCTGGACATGGTCGACCGCATGGGCGACCGGCTCGGGCACGTCCACCTCGCCGACGGCCGGGGCTCGGCCAAGGACGAGCACCTGGTGCCCGGCCGTGGCACCCAGCCCTGCGCCGAGCTGCTGGCACGCCTGGTGCGCACCGGCTTCGACGGCCACGTGGTGATCGAGGTCAACACCCGGCGCGCGATGTCCGGCGCCGAGCGCGAGGCCGACCTCGCCGAGGCCCTGGCCTTCACCCGCGCCCACCTGAGCGCGGCGGCCGTACGGGTGCCCCGCCGATGA
- a CDS encoding Ppx/GppA phosphatase family protein has translation MRLGVLDVGSNTVHLLVVDAHPGARPLPAHSHKVELRLAQLLDDSGAIGDDGIDKLIDVVQDALQAAEDKGVEDLLPFATSAVREARNADDVLGRVADKTGVRLQVLSGAEEARLTFLAVRRWFGWSAGKLLVLDIGGGSLEIAYGLDEEPDAAVSLPLGAGRLTAGWLPGDPPAPEDVRALRRHVRAEIARTVGEFARFGAPDHVVATSKTFKQLARIAGAARSGDGLYVQRELKRQSLEAWVPKLAGMTAEQRAGLPGVSVGRAGQLLAGALVAEGAMDLFGVERLEICPWALREGVILRRLDHMGSA, from the coding sequence ATGAGACTCGGTGTCCTGGATGTGGGTTCGAACACGGTGCATCTGCTGGTGGTGGACGCCCACCCCGGCGCGCGCCCACTGCCCGCGCACTCCCACAAGGTCGAACTCCGGCTCGCCCAGCTCCTCGACGACAGCGGTGCCATCGGCGACGACGGCATAGACAAGCTGATCGACGTCGTACAGGACGCGCTCCAGGCCGCCGAGGACAAGGGCGTCGAGGACCTGCTGCCGTTCGCGACCTCCGCCGTCCGCGAGGCCCGCAACGCCGACGACGTCCTGGGGCGCGTGGCCGACAAGACCGGCGTACGGCTCCAGGTCCTCAGCGGCGCCGAGGAGGCCCGGCTCACCTTCCTCGCCGTACGCCGCTGGTTCGGCTGGTCCGCCGGAAAGCTGCTGGTCCTGGACATAGGCGGCGGCTCCCTGGAGATCGCCTACGGCCTGGACGAGGAGCCGGACGCGGCGGTCTCCCTGCCGCTCGGTGCCGGCCGCCTCACCGCCGGCTGGCTGCCCGGCGACCCGCCCGCCCCGGAGGACGTCCGGGCCCTGCGCCGCCACGTCCGCGCCGAGATCGCCCGCACGGTCGGCGAGTTCGCCCGCTTCGGCGCCCCCGACCACGTGGTGGCCACCTCCAAGACGTTCAAGCAGCTCGCCCGCATCGCCGGCGCCGCCCGCAGCGGTGACGGCCTTTACGTCCAGCGGGAACTCAAACGCCAGTCCCTGGAGGCATGGGTCCCGAAGCTCGCGGGCATGACCGCCGAACAGCGCGCCGGACTCCCCGGGGTGTCGGTGGGCAGGGCCGGTCAGCTGCTCGCGGGCGCCCTGGTGGCCGAGGGCGCGATGGACCTCTTCGGCGTGGAGAGGCTGGAGATCTGCCCCTGGGCCCTGCGGGAGGGCGTGATCCTGCGGCGCCTCGACCACATGGGCTCCGCTTAG
- a CDS encoding BACON domain-containing protein, protein MSSSPETTTRTTGARQAHSEACDARREAREAGEAGEAHEARQAREAREARDRAATRAIAQRQPTRYEPYLDGLFTYCLSVLCDHDAATTALADALTVAERRRHRLPDSADDLRAWLYALSRWACLRKLAEPKQKGQRAHAAGRGGVERGAGRGAGAGGGAGGSLGASAAGAGAGVGRGGGREGGKGIGKAAGNGVPEEAALAPEAEERRCRELALLAWPEAAGTTPEQREALELAVRHHLSAHEVAAVLGLQPAAARDLLASAACEVERTRAALAVVEAGGCPGVAHLTGDGRLVLGTALRRELVRHVDDCPRCRRTAERAVPGRWPGAMVTPAELPVLEAPRAALHMVLAHQPRARGAAVPRFDRRGFPMGPKDRAARRDRLRARAVTTTVVATVVAAPVLALWAAYRGGPAGEGDGPSATAREAQGPDALGDGPAGAYENAGSTKAKAGPRIRSDGKADVSVDVVSVGGRGRGDAARLTVGAANDGDTTLITLTASPGSSDIRWSVSTSAAWLYFSRSSGTLAPGRTLTIKVYVDHLREPSGPWHARVAVAPAGAVVSIDGYGTAPSRPAPRPPATPSSPAPSTPATTPPTSSTPTPAPTPLPSSPPPTTPETPAPPPPETEPPSPSGS, encoded by the coding sequence ATGAGCAGCAGCCCGGAGACCACCACCCGCACGACGGGGGCGCGCCAGGCGCACAGCGAGGCGTGTGACGCACGACGAGAGGCCCGTGAGGCTGGAGAAGCGGGCGAGGCCCATGAGGCTCGACAAGCACGCGAGGCCCGTGAGGCGCGCGACCGCGCCGCCACGCGCGCCATCGCCCAGCGCCAGCCGACTCGCTACGAGCCGTATCTGGACGGCCTGTTCACCTACTGTCTGTCGGTGCTGTGCGACCACGACGCGGCCACCACCGCCCTCGCCGACGCCCTCACGGTGGCCGAGCGGCGCCGTCACCGCCTCCCCGACTCCGCCGACGACCTCAGAGCCTGGCTGTACGCCCTCTCCCGCTGGGCGTGCCTGCGCAAACTGGCCGAGCCGAAGCAGAAAGGCCAGCGCGCGCACGCGGCTGGACGGGGCGGAGTGGAGAGGGGCGCGGGAAGAGGGGCCGGGGCGGGGGGAGGCGCAGGGGGGTCGTTGGGCGCGAGTGCCGCCGGGGCCGGAGCCGGGGTCGGAAGAGGCGGCGGAAGAGAGGGCGGGAAAGGGATCGGGAAAGCGGCCGGGAACGGCGTCCCGGAGGAGGCGGCTCTCGCACCGGAGGCCGAGGAGCGCAGGTGCCGTGAACTCGCCCTGCTGGCCTGGCCGGAGGCGGCCGGCACCACCCCCGAGCAGCGTGAGGCACTGGAACTCGCCGTCCGTCACCACCTCTCCGCCCACGAAGTCGCCGCGGTCCTCGGCTTGCAGCCCGCCGCCGCGCGCGACCTGCTCGCCTCCGCCGCCTGCGAGGTCGAGCGCACCCGCGCGGCCCTCGCCGTCGTGGAGGCGGGCGGCTGCCCCGGCGTGGCCCACCTCACCGGCGACGGCCGGCTGGTCCTGGGCACCGCCCTGCGCCGCGAGCTGGTCCGGCACGTGGACGACTGTCCGCGCTGCCGCCGTACCGCCGAACGTGCCGTCCCCGGCCGCTGGCCCGGTGCCATGGTCACCCCCGCCGAGCTGCCCGTGCTGGAGGCCCCGCGCGCGGCCCTCCACATGGTCCTGGCGCATCAGCCACGCGCGCGTGGCGCGGCCGTACCCCGTTTCGACCGGCGCGGCTTCCCGATGGGCCCCAAGGACCGGGCGGCCCGCCGCGACCGGTTGCGGGCGCGGGCCGTCACGACGACGGTGGTCGCCACGGTCGTCGCCGCACCGGTCCTGGCGCTGTGGGCCGCGTACCGGGGCGGGCCGGCCGGGGAGGGCGACGGCCCGTCCGCGACCGCGCGCGAGGCACAGGGCCCCGACGCGCTCGGCGACGGCCCGGCCGGGGCCTACGAGAACGCCGGGAGCACCAAGGCCAAGGCGGGCCCGCGTATCCGCAGCGACGGCAAGGCGGACGTCTCCGTGGATGTCGTCAGCGTCGGCGGAAGGGGACGCGGGGACGCGGCACGGCTGACGGTCGGCGCGGCGAACGACGGGGACACCACGCTGATCACCCTCACGGCGTCCCCGGGGTCGTCCGACATCCGCTGGTCGGTCTCCACGTCGGCCGCGTGGCTGTACTTCAGCCGGTCCTCGGGGACCCTCGCCCCCGGCCGGACACTGACGATCAAGGTGTACGTCGATCACCTCCGCGAGCCGTCCGGTCCCTGGCACGCGCGCGTGGCGGTGGCCCCGGCGGGCGCGGTGGTCTCCATCGACGGCTACGGCACGGCACCGTCCCGCCCGGCCCCGCGCCCGCCGGCCACACCGTCCTCTCCGGCCCCGTCGACCCCCGCCACCACTCCGCCGACGAGCTCCACACCAACCCCGGCCCCGACCCCGCTCCCGTCGAGCCCACCCCCGACCACCCCGGAGACCCCGGCCCCGCCGCCACCGGAAACGGAACCACCGAGCCCTTCGGGGAGTTAG
- the radA gene encoding DNA repair protein RadA produces MAARTKTTKDRPSYRCTECGWQTAKWLGRCPECQAWGTVEEYGAPAVRTTAPGRVSASALPIGQVDGRQATARTTGVPELDRVLGGGLVPGAVVLLAGEPGVGKSTLLLDVAAKSASAEHRTLYVTGEESASQVRLRADRIGALDDHLYLAAETDLAAVLGHLDEVKPSLLILDSVQTVASPEIDGAPGGMAQVREVAGALIRASKERGMSTLLVGHVTKDGAIAGPRLLEHLVDVVLHFEGDRHARLRLVRGVKNRYGATDEVGCFELHDEGITGLADPSGLFLTRRAEPVPGTCLTVTLEGRRPLVAEVQALTVDSQIPSPRRTTSGLETSRVSMMLAVLEQRGRISALGKRDIYSATVGGVRLSEPAADLAVALALASAASDTPLPKNLVAIGEVGLAGEVRRVTGVQRRLAEAHRLGFTHALVPSDPGKVPPGMKVLEVADIGDALRVLPRSRRREAPRETEERR; encoded by the coding sequence ATGGCTGCCCGTACCAAGACCACCAAGGACCGTCCGTCGTACCGCTGCACGGAGTGCGGCTGGCAGACGGCGAAGTGGCTCGGCCGCTGCCCCGAATGCCAGGCGTGGGGCACGGTCGAGGAGTACGGCGCGCCCGCGGTCCGCACCACGGCGCCGGGCCGGGTGAGCGCCTCCGCGCTGCCCATCGGCCAGGTCGACGGCCGGCAGGCCACCGCCCGCACCACCGGCGTGCCCGAGCTGGACCGGGTGCTCGGCGGCGGTCTCGTGCCGGGCGCGGTGGTCCTGCTCGCGGGCGAGCCGGGCGTCGGCAAGTCCACCCTGCTGCTGGACGTGGCCGCCAAGTCGGCGAGCGCCGAGCACCGCACCCTCTATGTCACCGGCGAGGAGTCCGCGAGCCAGGTGCGGCTGCGCGCCGACCGCATCGGCGCCCTGGACGACCATCTGTACCTGGCGGCGGAGACCGACCTGGCCGCCGTCCTCGGCCACCTGGACGAGGTCAAGCCGTCCCTGCTGATCCTCGACTCGGTGCAGACGGTCGCCTCGCCCGAGATCGACGGCGCGCCCGGCGGCATGGCGCAGGTCCGGGAGGTGGCCGGCGCCCTGATCCGCGCCTCCAAGGAGCGCGGCATGTCCACGCTGCTGGTGGGCCACGTCACCAAGGACGGCGCCATCGCCGGCCCCCGCCTGCTGGAACACCTGGTGGACGTCGTCCTGCACTTCGAGGGCGACCGGCACGCGCGCCTGCGCCTGGTGCGGGGCGTGAAGAACCGGTACGGGGCCACGGACGAGGTCGGCTGCTTCGAGCTGCACGACGAGGGCATCACGGGCCTCGCCGACCCCAGCGGCCTGTTCCTGACCCGCCGCGCCGAGCCGGTGCCGGGCACCTGCCTGACCGTCACCCTGGAGGGCCGCCGCCCGCTGGTGGCCGAGGTGCAGGCGCTGACCGTGGACTCGCAGATCCCTTCCCCCCGGCGTACGACGTCCGGCCTGGAGACCTCGCGGGTGTCGATGATGCTCGCCGTGCTGGAGCAGCGTGGCCGGATCAGCGCGCTCGGCAAGCGGGACATCTACTCGGCGACGGTCGGCGGGGTGAGGCTGTCGGAGCCCGCCGCCGACCTCGCCGTCGCGCTCGCCCTGGCCTCCGCGGCCAGCGACACCCCGCTGCCGAAGAACCTGGTGGCGATCGGCGAGGTGGGCCTGGCCGGCGAGGTCAGGCGGGTCACGGGGGTGCAGCGCAGGCTCGCCGAGGCGCACCGGCTGGGCTTCACGCACGCCCTCGTGCCCTCCGATCCGGGGAAGGTGCCGCCCGGCATGAAGGTGCTGGAGGTCGCCGACATAGGGGACGCGCTGCGGGTTCTGCCGCGCTCCCGTCGCCGAGAGGCCCCACGGGAGACGGAGGAGCGCCGGTAG
- the disA gene encoding DNA integrity scanning diadenylate cyclase DisA translates to MAANDRAAAPGKSGGSAGSDGLMRASLSAVAPGTPLRDGLERVLRGNTGGLIVLGSDKTVEAMCTGGFVLDVEFTATRLRELCKLDGGIVLSSDLSKILRAGVQLVPDPTIPTEETGTRHRTADRVSKQVGFPVVSVSQSMRLIALYVDGQRRVLEDSAAILSRANQALATLERYKLRLDEVAGTLSALEIEDLVTVRDVSAVAQRLEMVRRIATEIAEYVVELGTDGRLLALQLEELIAGVEPDRELVVRDYVPEPTAKRSRTVEEALAELDALTHAELLELGTVARALGYTASPESLDSAVSPRGFRLLAKVPRLPGAIIDRLVEHFGGLQKLLAASVDDLQTVDGVGEARARSVREGLSRLAESSILERYV, encoded by the coding sequence GTGGCAGCCAACGACCGGGCAGCGGCTCCCGGCAAGTCCGGTGGGAGTGCCGGTTCCGACGGTCTGATGCGCGCCTCGCTGAGCGCCGTGGCGCCGGGCACGCCCCTGCGGGACGGCCTGGAGCGGGTTCTGCGCGGCAACACCGGCGGTCTCATCGTCCTCGGGTCGGACAAGACGGTCGAGGCGATGTGCACGGGCGGGTTCGTGCTGGACGTCGAGTTCACGGCCACCCGACTGCGGGAGCTGTGCAAGCTGGACGGCGGCATCGTGCTGTCGTCGGACCTGTCGAAGATCCTGCGCGCGGGCGTCCAGCTGGTGCCGGACCCGACGATCCCCACGGAGGAGACGGGCACGCGGCACCGCACGGCGGACCGGGTGAGCAAGCAGGTCGGCTTCCCGGTGGTCTCGGTCTCCCAGTCGATGCGGCTGATCGCCCTGTACGTGGACGGTCAGCGGCGCGTCCTGGAGGACTCGGCGGCGATCCTCTCCCGCGCGAACCAGGCGCTGGCGACGCTGGAGCGGTACAAGCTGCGGCTGGACGAGGTCGCGGGCACCCTGTCGGCGCTGGAGATCGAGGACCTGGTGACGGTCCGGGACGTCTCGGCGGTCGCGCAGCGGCTGGAGATGGTCCGCCGGATCGCCACCGAGATCGCCGAGTACGTGGTCGAGCTGGGCACCGACGGCCGGCTTCTCGCGCTCCAGCTGGAGGAGTTGATCGCGGGGGTCGAGCCGGACCGCGAGCTGGTCGTCCGCGACTACGTGCCCGAGCCGACGGCCAAGCGGTCCCGCACGGTCGAGGAGGCGCTGGCCGAGCTGGACGCGCTGACCCACGCGGAGCTGCTGGAACTGGGCACGGTGGCGCGTGCGCTGGGCTACACCGCGTCGCCCGAGTCGCTGGACTCGGCGGTCTCGCCGCGCGGCTTCCGGCTGCTGGCGAAGGTGCCACGGCTGCCGGGTGCGATCATCGACCGGCTGGTGGAGCACTTCGGTGGCCTGCAGAAGCTGCTGGCCGCGAGCGTGGACGATCTGCAGACCGTGGACGGCGTGGGCGAGGCGCGGGCGCGCAGCGTACGGGAGGGGCTGTCGCGGCTGGCCGAGTCGTCGATCCTGGAGCGGTACGTCTGA
- a CDS encoding A/G-specific adenine glycosylase, whose protein sequence is MTEKLHAPVIAWFDAHARDLPWRRPEAGPWGVMVSEFMLQQTPVNRVLPVYEEWLARWPRPADLAKEAPGEAVRAWGRLGYPRRALRLHGAAVAITERHGGDVPTDHAQLLALPGIGEYTAAAVASFAYGQRHPVLDTNVRRVIARAVTGVQYPPNATTAAERRLARELLPEDERTAARWAAASMELGALVCTAKNEGCGRCPIAGQCAWRLAGKPEHSGPPRRGQTYAGTDRQVRGKLLAVLREALAPVPQAVLDRVWHEPVQRARALDGLVADGLVEPLPGGLYRLPLG, encoded by the coding sequence ATGACTGAGAAGCTCCACGCCCCCGTGATCGCCTGGTTCGACGCCCATGCCCGTGACCTCCCCTGGCGCCGCCCGGAGGCGGGCCCGTGGGGCGTGATGGTCAGCGAGTTCATGCTCCAGCAGACCCCGGTGAACCGGGTCCTGCCCGTCTACGAGGAATGGCTGGCCCGCTGGCCGCGCCCCGCCGACCTGGCGAAGGAGGCGCCGGGCGAGGCGGTGCGCGCCTGGGGCCGGCTCGGCTACCCGCGCCGGGCCCTGCGGCTGCACGGCGCCGCGGTCGCCATAACGGAGCGGCACGGCGGGGACGTGCCGACGGACCACGCACAGCTGCTGGCACTGCCCGGGATCGGCGAGTACACGGCGGCGGCCGTCGCCTCGTTCGCGTACGGGCAGCGGCACCCGGTGCTGGACACCAATGTGCGGCGGGTGATCGCACGGGCGGTGACCGGGGTGCAGTACCCGCCGAACGCGACCACGGCCGCCGAGCGCCGCCTGGCGCGGGAACTGCTGCCCGAGGACGAGCGGACCGCCGCGCGCTGGGCCGCCGCCTCCATGGAGCTGGGCGCGCTGGTGTGCACGGCGAAGAACGAGGGGTGCGGGCGGTGCCCGATCGCCGGGCAGTGCGCCTGGCGGTTGGCGGGCAAGCCGGAGCACTCCGGGCCGCCGCGGCGCGGGCAGACGTACGCCGGTACGGACCGGCAGGTGCGCGGCAAGCTGCTGGCCGTGCTGCGGGAGGCGCTCGCGCCGGTGCCGCAGGCGGTGCTGGACCGGGTGTGGCACGAGCCGGTGCAGCGGGCCCGCGCGCTGGACGGGCTGGTCGCGGACGGTCTGGTGGAGCCGCTGCCCGGCGGTCTGTACCGGCTGCCGCTGGGCTGA
- a CDS encoding SigE family RNA polymerase sigma factor, with protein sequence MAQGEVLEFEEYVRTRQDALLRSARRLVPDPVDAQDLLQTALVRTYGRWEGIADKRLADAYLRRVMINTRTEWWRARKLEEVPTEQLPDASVDDSTEQHADRALLMDVLKVLAPKQRSVVVLRHWEQMSTEETAAALGMSAGTVKSTLHRALARLREELEARDLDARALEREERERCAA encoded by the coding sequence ATGGCGCAGGGCGAGGTGCTCGAGTTCGAGGAGTACGTCCGCACCCGGCAGGACGCGCTGCTGCGCAGCGCCCGCCGGCTGGTCCCGGACCCGGTCGACGCCCAGGACCTGCTGCAGACCGCTCTGGTGCGCACGTACGGCCGCTGGGAGGGCATAGCCGACAAGCGGCTCGCCGACGCCTATCTGCGCCGGGTCATGATCAACACGCGGACCGAGTGGTGGCGGGCGCGCAAGCTGGAAGAGGTGCCGACCGAGCAGCTGCCGGACGCCTCCGTCGACGACTCCACCGAGCAGCACGCCGACCGGGCCCTGCTGATGGACGTCTTGAAGGTGCTCGCACCGAAGCAGCGCAGTGTCGTGGTGCTGCGACACTGGGAGCAGATGTCCACAGAGGAGACGGCCGCGGCCCTCGGCATGTCGGCCGGTACGGTCAAGAGCACGCTGCACCGGGCGCTCGCCCGGCTCCGGGAGGAGCTGGAGGCCCGCGATCTGGACGCACGCGCGCTGGAGCGTGAGGAGCGGGAGCGTTGCGCGGCCTGA